The proteins below come from a single Pleuronectes platessa chromosome 1, fPlePla1.1, whole genome shotgun sequence genomic window:
- the LOC128440227 gene encoding uncharacterized protein LOC128440227, protein MFEDLLSVCLHSLPSLYQSLSVESPLVCKITCNQHQHRPKQPLPNRQVENIHCLYGDIILKTQASPVFTDDDVTLCYQHQSGKHKQTSFFKNGALIDSNSSSGSDRVIKMTLKNVTREDEGFYRKLHIRGDSSLHWFLEMDHCFMWGSTSDRHSFDCLARLSLQVPEVLHLELLACFQTGSSSRGASCHQVGCDGGAVGPVVDGDVQPVGKGFLLWHLKGNTLLKPRDLTIGSNL, encoded by the exons atgttcgaggacttgctctctgtctgcctccactctctgccttcactgtaccaaagtttgtctgttgagtctcctctagtctg CAAGATAACGTGcaaccagcatcagcaccggcccAAACAGCcccttccaaacaggcaggttgagaACATCCACTGCTTGT atggcgacataattctgaagacccaagcctcccctgtgtttacggatgacgatgtcaccttgtgttatcagcatcagagcggcaaacacaaacaaaccagcttctttaaaaacggagcattgattgactctaacagttcgtccggttcagaccgagtcataaagatgactcttaagaatgtgacacgggaagatgaaggcttctacag gaaacttcacatcagaggagactccagcctccactg gttcctggaaatggatcattgcttcatgtggggttctacttctgatcgtcattcctttgactgtttggctcgtttgtcactacag gtaccagaagttctgcacttggagctgctggcctgtttccaaacaggaagttccagcaggggtgcttcctgccaccaagttggatgtgacggaggtgcagtgggacctgtcgtggatggagatgtccaacctgttggaaaaggattcttattgtggcacttaaagggaaacactcttctgaagcccagagacttaactattgggtcaaacctatga